A region of Asticcacaulis excentricus DNA encodes the following proteins:
- a CDS encoding TrbG/VirB9 family P-type conjugative transfer protein — protein sequence MKFASTLSLLIAVPLLAVAPAQAQDSRIRTITYVDGEVIRLDTCVSFQTMITFADNEKIENVAVGDAAQWQATPNKRGNLMFVKPFQRGAFTNLSVVTNRRTYAFELRTKDAAACKRGEVIYDLRFTYPKDEEEAREAAEKAAAAPASPAKPVSTLPEKRNTSYTYAGDPSLVPMRLFDDGQSTYLMWGEGVPFPAIYAVLDGKETLVNFGYREGFIVIEQVGPAFVLRRGDLTATVYNDAYVPPALDALSPQPRPETLRKADAATTPKKRTGWFGRKED from the coding sequence ATGAAGTTCGCCTCTACCCTTTCCCTGCTGATCGCCGTGCCATTGCTCGCCGTCGCGCCCGCTCAGGCGCAGGACAGCCGCATCCGCACCATCACCTATGTCGATGGAGAGGTTATCCGCCTCGATACCTGCGTCAGCTTTCAGACCATGATCACCTTCGCCGACAACGAAAAGATCGAGAATGTCGCCGTGGGTGATGCCGCCCAGTGGCAGGCCACACCTAACAAGCGCGGCAATCTGATGTTCGTGAAGCCGTTTCAACGCGGGGCCTTCACCAATCTGTCGGTCGTCACCAACCGCCGCACCTATGCCTTCGAACTGCGCACCAAGGACGCTGCCGCCTGCAAACGCGGTGAGGTGATCTACGACCTGCGCTTCACCTACCCCAAGGATGAAGAAGAGGCCCGCGAAGCCGCCGAAAAGGCCGCCGCCGCACCGGCGTCCCCGGCCAAGCCCGTCTCCACCCTGCCGGAAAAGCGCAACACCAGCTACACCTATGCCGGGGACCCCTCTCTGGTGCCCATGCGCCTGTTCGATGACGGGCAATCGACCTATCTGATGTGGGGCGAAGGCGTGCCGTTTCCGGCCATCTATGCGGTGCTGGACGGCAAGGAGACTCTGGTCAATTTTGGCTACCGCGAGGGCTTTATCGTCATCGAACAGGTCGGCCCAGCCTTTGTCCTGCGTCGCGGCGACCTGACGGCCACGGTTTATAATGACGCCTATGTGCCGCCGGCGCTCGACGCCCTGTCGCCGCAGCCGCGTCCGGAAACCCTGCGCAAGGCCGATGCGGCCACCACCCCGAAAAAACGAACCGGCTGGTTCGGGCGCAAGGAGGACTGA
- a CDS encoding type IV secretion system protein — protein sequence MMPPPPTTCPGMPLSGDTGISGALMSVDCQIGRVVEDSFGRLFGTGGYLGTALTICLTLYIAFLAFGLITGRTRLTLTTMTPKVLAIGLVLTFVTAWPAYQTVVYNLLTRGPDEIAAALTGSNEGASAAFAKRLDVLFVHFADAATAFEQTSQAAPAATAAPSVQNPQPIAPPIRNGKSSASDMLWSSGLILLLSTVGVLVLSRLILTLLLALGPLFVVFALFTQTRGLFEGWLRTSIGFAFIPMLVTLGGSAALALLTPAILAISGDPMQTVRDIQPIVILFMGSVIYAAFLILLMVVAFNIVKNWNPLRGGGDSAADVQAAAVTSAAVIAAAGGSTLITQNSQSAAVGGRSSSRDTRVQTVTTTLSATPQAGQLSGGVTRRQGLGQRFRAAPGSAAPASSSAKTAPTPTPLSKAPGS from the coding sequence ATGATGCCGCCGCCACCCACCACCTGCCCCGGTATGCCGCTCAGCGGCGATACGGGTATTTCAGGCGCGCTGATGAGCGTGGACTGTCAGATCGGGCGCGTGGTTGAAGACAGCTTCGGGCGTTTGTTCGGCACTGGCGGCTATCTGGGCACGGCCCTGACCATCTGCCTGACCCTCTATATCGCTTTTCTGGCCTTCGGACTGATCACCGGGCGCACGCGCCTGACCCTGACCACCATGACGCCGAAGGTGCTGGCCATTGGTCTGGTCCTGACCTTTGTTACGGCCTGGCCCGCCTATCAGACCGTGGTCTATAACCTGCTGACGCGCGGCCCGGACGAAATTGCCGCTGCGCTGACCGGTTCCAATGAGGGGGCCAGCGCCGCCTTTGCCAAGCGGCTCGACGTGCTGTTCGTGCACTTTGCTGACGCGGCCACCGCGTTTGAACAGACGTCGCAGGCCGCCCCAGCGGCGACCGCGGCCCCCAGTGTACAAAACCCGCAGCCCATCGCCCCGCCCATCCGTAATGGCAAATCGTCGGCCTCGGACATGTTGTGGAGTTCGGGCCTGATCCTGCTGCTGTCCACCGTGGGCGTGCTGGTCCTGTCGCGCCTCATCCTGACGCTTTTGCTGGCCCTGGGGCCGCTGTTCGTCGTCTTTGCCCTGTTTACCCAGACGCGCGGCCTGTTCGAAGGTTGGTTGCGAACGTCAATCGGCTTTGCCTTTATCCCCATGCTGGTGACGCTGGGGGGATCGGCGGCTCTGGCCCTGCTGACCCCCGCCATTCTGGCCATATCCGGCGACCCGATGCAGACGGTCCGCGATATTCAGCCGATCGTTATTTTGTTCATGGGTTCTGTGATTTACGCGGCTTTCCTCATCCTGCTGATGGTGGTGGCCTTCAATATCGTCAAAAACTGGAACCCGCTGCGCGGAGGCGGCGACAGCGCCGCCGACGTACAGGCCGCCGCCGTGACCTCGGCCGCTGTGATCGCCGCTGCCGGAGGCTCGACCCTCATCACGCAGAACAGCCAGTCTGCCGCCGTCGGGGGCCGCAGCTCCAGCCGCGACACGCGGGTGCAGACCGTGACCACCACCCTCTCCGCGACGCCCCAGGCGGGGCAACTGTCCGGCGGCGTGACGCGCCGTCAGGGGCTGGGCCAAAGGTTCCGCGCTGCGCCCGGCTCTGCCGCCCCCGCCTCTTCGTCCGCCAAAACCGCCCCGACCCCGACGCCCCTTTCAAAGGCCCCCGGTTCATGA
- a CDS encoding VirB4 family type IV secretion/conjugal transfer ATPase: MSNGLFGQVMSLGAKEQRIGDRLPYAHLYNDHTVTLRDGSLMQALYIDGFGFETADTTDLNSLHALRESALRAIGDSRLVLHHHIVRRKVSVTSSGQYDDPIAGYINDRWQDRLQSRELFVNDLFITLLRRPARGKAGLSESLGKLFGAQSGADRDGLGAELRDLDAARDALMAALGRYGPRLLTSYETRGGRCSEPLELLSALMHGEMRPVLKPDPLARDDVGQYLPYQRLSFGVDAFEMKSAGADKSFGALISVKEYPPQAAPGMLDALLHLPYEMTVSQSFQFVDRQIGLERVNLALRRLRAADDDGITLRAGLMAAKDELASGQTALGEHHLSVCVRAPGLSALDQAAAQVTSALADTGAMAVREDINLEPAFWAQFPGNEAFIARKALISVSAFAGLASLHGFALGQATGNHWGEAITVFETTAATPYFFNFHASDLGNFTLIGPSGSGKTVVLNFLAAQAQKARPRTIIFDKDRGSEIFIRAIGGHYATLCAGEPSGFNPLQLPDSAINRGFLRDLLSRLIAGEGPALPPEDEAIIASAIDAMYAQAPAYRRLRYFQELLGGFRRPSQTDLAARLAPWVGAGEWAWLFDNEADQLDLSARVLGFDMTQFLDAPILRGPIMMYLFHRIEERLDGTPAMILIDEGWKALDDEVFAARIRDWMKTLRKRNAILGFGTQSAGDALDSRISSAIIEQAATQIFMPNPRARFEDYGEGFGLSAHEVGLVRALPPHSRAFLVKHGNHSVVARLDLSGTPEILTLLSGRESTVRKLDELRETHGDAPSAWFEALTGTPWPGFGQTERVSA; this comes from the coding sequence ATGAGTAACGGCCTGTTCGGGCAAGTCATGAGTCTGGGCGCCAAGGAGCAGCGGATCGGTGACCGCCTGCCCTATGCCCATCTCTATAATGACCATACGGTTACCCTGCGCGACGGGTCGCTGATGCAGGCCCTCTATATCGACGGCTTTGGTTTTGAAACGGCGGATACGACCGATCTCAACAGCCTGCACGCCCTGCGGGAAAGCGCCCTGCGCGCCATCGGGGATTCGCGGCTGGTGCTGCACCACCATATCGTGCGCCGCAAGGTGTCGGTGACCAGCAGCGGTCAGTACGACGACCCCATAGCCGGTTACATCAATGATCGCTGGCAGGACCGCCTGCAATCGCGCGAACTGTTCGTCAACGACCTGTTTATCACCCTTCTGCGCCGCCCGGCGCGTGGTAAGGCCGGTCTGTCGGAAAGCCTTGGGAAGCTGTTTGGCGCGCAATCCGGAGCGGACCGCGACGGTCTGGGGGCGGAACTGCGCGACCTTGATGCGGCGCGCGATGCCCTGATGGCGGCGCTGGGGCGTTATGGCCCGCGGCTTCTGACCTCCTATGAGACGCGCGGCGGCCGCTGTTCGGAGCCGCTGGAACTGCTGTCGGCCCTGATGCACGGGGAAATGCGCCCGGTGCTCAAGCCCGATCCGCTGGCGCGCGACGATGTGGGGCAGTACCTGCCCTATCAGCGCCTGAGCTTTGGCGTCGATGCCTTTGAAATGAAAAGCGCGGGCGCGGACAAATCGTTCGGTGCGCTCATTTCGGTGAAGGAATATCCGCCGCAGGCTGCGCCGGGGATGCTCGATGCCCTGCTGCACCTGCCCTATGAAATGACCGTGTCGCAGAGCTTTCAGTTCGTAGACCGTCAGATCGGACTGGAGCGCGTCAATCTGGCTTTACGCCGTCTGCGCGCCGCTGATGATGACGGCATTACCCTGCGTGCCGGCCTGATGGCGGCCAAGGATGAACTGGCGTCGGGTCAGACGGCTCTGGGCGAACATCACCTGAGCGTGTGCGTGCGCGCACCGGGCCTCAGCGCGCTCGATCAGGCGGCGGCGCAGGTCACCTCGGCCCTGGCCGATACGGGGGCGATGGCGGTCCGCGAAGACATCAATCTCGAACCGGCCTTCTGGGCGCAGTTTCCGGGCAATGAGGCCTTTATCGCGCGTAAGGCGCTGATTTCGGTCTCGGCCTTCGCCGGTCTGGCCAGCCTGCACGGCTTTGCCTTGGGTCAGGCCACCGGCAACCACTGGGGTGAGGCCATCACCGTCTTTGAAACGACGGCGGCCACGCCCTACTTCTTCAACTTCCACGCCTCGGACCTCGGTAACTTCACCCTGATCGGGCCGTCGGGATCGGGCAAGACCGTGGTGCTCAACTTCCTCGCCGCGCAGGCCCAGAAGGCGCGTCCGCGCACCATTATCTTCGACAAGGATCGCGGTTCGGAAATCTTCATCCGCGCTATCGGCGGCCACTACGCCACCCTGTGCGCCGGGGAACCCAGCGGCTTCAACCCGCTGCAACTGCCCGACAGCGCCATCAATCGCGGCTTTCTGCGTGACCTGCTGTCGCGACTGATCGCTGGCGAAGGCCCGGCCCTGCCGCCGGAGGACGAGGCCATCATAGCCTCGGCCATCGACGCCATGTACGCACAGGCCCCGGCCTATCGCCGCCTGCGCTATTTTCAGGAGTTGCTCGGGGGCTTCCGTCGCCCCAGCCAGACCGATTTGGCGGCGCGTCTGGCGCCCTGGGTCGGGGCGGGCGAATGGGCGTGGCTGTTCGATAACGAGGCGGATCAGCTCGACCTGTCGGCGCGCGTTCTGGGCTTCGACATGACGCAGTTCCTCGACGCACCGATCTTGCGCGGGCCGATCATGATGTACCTCTTCCACCGTATCGAGGAGCGTCTGGACGGCACCCCGGCCATGATCCTGATCGACGAAGGCTGGAAGGCGCTGGACGATGAGGTATTTGCCGCGCGCATCCGCGACTGGATGAAGACGCTCAGAAAGCGTAACGCCATCCTTGGTTTCGGCACGCAAAGCGCCGGTGACGCCCTCGACAGCCGCATCTCCTCGGCGATTATCGAGCAGGCGGCGACGCAGATCTTCATGCCCAATCCGCGTGCCCGTTTCGAAGACTATGGCGAAGGCTTCGGCCTCAGCGCGCACGAGGTCGGGCTGGTGCGCGCCCTGCCGCCGCATTCGCGCGCCTTCCTGGTCAAGCACGGCAACCACTCGGTCGTGGCGCGCCTCGACCTGTCGGGGACGCCGGAAATCCTGACCCTGCTGTCGGGGCGGGAATCGACGGTGCGCAAGCTGGACGAACTGCGCGAAACGCATGGCGACGCGCCGTCGGCGTGGTTCGAAGCCCTCACCGGCACGCCGTGGCCCGGCTTTGGCCAAACGGAGCGTGTATCCGCATGA
- a CDS encoding type IV secretion system protein VirB3, with the protein MSEETVALVKAPIFRALTQPQMFAGVTYSYFILNFMITTEAFLVTRSFWALGIALLVHAVGYLACLREPRLFDLWFTKVSRTPRIRNYKFWRCNSYLP; encoded by the coding sequence ATGAGCGAAGAGACCGTCGCTCTGGTCAAGGCGCCCATCTTCCGGGCGCTGACTCAGCCGCAAATGTTTGCGGGTGTGACCTATTCCTACTTCATCCTCAACTTCATGATCACCACCGAGGCCTTTCTGGTCACGCGGTCGTTCTGGGCTCTGGGGATTGCGCTTCTGGTGCACGCGGTCGGCTATCTGGCCTGCCTGCGTGAACCGCGCCTGTTCGACCTGTGGTTCACCAAGGTGAGCCGCACCCCGCGCATCCGGAATTACAAGTTCTGGCGCTGCAACTCCTATCTACCGTAA
- a CDS encoding TrbC/VirB2 family protein, whose product MNVRKFLPALLPLLAASPAFAQDPAGSSPIVNALGWIQGTLLGNVATAVAVIAVAAVGFMMLSGRMNWRFGATVILGIFILFGAATIVAGIRTAVG is encoded by the coding sequence ATGAACGTCCGTAAATTCCTGCCCGCCCTCCTGCCCCTGCTGGCCGCGTCTCCGGCCTTTGCGCAGGACCCCGCTGGTTCTAGCCCCATCGTCAATGCGCTCGGCTGGATTCAGGGCACGCTGCTCGGCAATGTCGCCACCGCCGTGGCCGTGATCGCCGTGGCCGCCGTCGGCTTCATGATGCTGTCGGGCCGCATGAACTGGCGCTTCGGGGCCACCGTCATCCTCGGCATCTTCATCCTGTTTGGCGCAGCCACCATCGTGGCGGGCATCCGCACGGCCGTGGGCTGA
- a CDS encoding lytic transglycosylase domain-containing protein encodes MRAVLTAAGTMGAVLCAALPAAAQVFEVADNGDYHTLCASVPPATVHATSLPYQDVIKAAAERYNLSTDFLIAVIRQESGFNPKAVSPRGAIGLMQLMPATAAELGVDPFDPRGNVFGGAAYLRRQLDRFDGRIDLALAAYNAGAGAVNRHGGVPPYAETQAYVARSLDRLSVKTDPQPTETCS; translated from the coding sequence GTGCGGGCAGTTTTGACAGCAGCGGGAACGATGGGGGCGGTACTCTGTGCCGCTTTACCCGCGGCTGCGCAGGTGTTTGAGGTGGCCGACAATGGCGACTACCACACCCTGTGCGCTTCCGTACCGCCCGCGACCGTTCACGCGACATCCCTGCCCTATCAGGATGTGATCAAGGCCGCCGCCGAACGCTATAATCTCAGCACTGACTTTCTGATCGCCGTCATTCGTCAGGAGTCGGGTTTTAACCCCAAGGCCGTGTCGCCGCGCGGCGCCATCGGCCTGATGCAGCTTATGCCCGCCACCGCCGCCGAACTGGGCGTCGATCCCTTTGATCCGCGGGGCAATGTGTTCGGCGGTGCCGCCTATCTGCGCCGTCAGTTGGACCGCTTTGACGGTCGCATTGATCTGGCGCTGGCGGCCTATAATGCCGGGGCTGGCGCAGTCAACCGTCACGGCGGCGTGCCGCCCTATGCCGAAACCCAGGCCTATGTCGCCCGAAGCCTTGACCGGCTCAGCGTAAAGACCGATCCTCAACCGACCGAGACCTGCTCGTAA
- a CDS encoding DUF1501 domain-containing protein, whose product MTSQIDRRAFFRLGAGLAGLTTATSFGLQLAAVGSAAGQSAPDYKALVCVFLFGGNDANNMVLATDTDSWGRYFAARNQGTDPIALMPVGTAPTPVGQVNAVTGRASALGKPEHWGGVLPIAPKTAQAIPAGTNATSRTFGLHPLMSPCKTLFDQGRLAVLANVGTLIQPTTKAQYQARSVPLPANLFSHNDQQSTWQAGAAEGARTGWGGRMGDMLMNMNGQNTIFTAITAGGTAVFLSGQSVVQYPLSTNAAPAVTVNGTTATTLFGSSAAPGELKTIINDTVTASDFANDLGRINARSVGAASVVNEVFSRAVVTAVPSPPTYTNPATGATETNSLALQMRTVARMIAAAPAFGVKRQVFMVSLGGWDSHDNQNRDQSNNLAKVAQAMSYLDSTLANINGVDMRANVTTFTASDFSRTFNTNGDGTDHAWAGPQLIMGGAVKGGDMYGQFPTVGMDVSGFANPNMVGASFIPTTSVDQYAATLGRWFGVSDTDLNTIFPNLRNFSQPNLGFL is encoded by the coding sequence ATGACCTCCCAGATCGATCGCCGCGCCTTCTTTCGTCTTGGGGCTGGCCTTGCCGGCCTGACCACAGCCACCTCCTTTGGCCTGCAACTGGCCGCCGTGGGCTCGGCCGCCGGGCAAAGCGCCCCGGACTATAAGGCGCTGGTCTGCGTCTTCCTGTTTGGCGGCAATGACGCCAACAATATGGTGCTGGCCACCGATACCGACTCGTGGGGCCGCTATTTCGCCGCGCGCAATCAGGGGACCGACCCGATTGCCCTGATGCCGGTGGGTACTGCGCCGACGCCTGTGGGGCAGGTCAATGCCGTCACGGGTCGGGCCTCGGCGCTCGGCAAACCTGAGCATTGGGGCGGCGTCCTGCCCATCGCGCCCAAGACGGCGCAGGCCATCCCGGCCGGCACCAATGCCACGTCGCGCACCTTTGGTCTGCACCCGCTGATGAGCCCGTGTAAAACCCTGTTTGATCAGGGGCGGCTGGCGGTTCTCGCCAATGTTGGCACGCTGATCCAGCCGACCACCAAGGCGCAGTATCAGGCCCGCAGTGTGCCCCTGCCCGCCAACCTGTTTTCGCATAATGACCAGCAATCAACCTGGCAGGCCGGGGCCGCCGAAGGCGCGCGCACCGGCTGGGGCGGGCGCATGGGCGATATGCTGATGAATATGAATGGCCAGAACACCATCTTCACGGCCATTACGGCGGGGGGTACGGCGGTTTTCCTGTCCGGGCAGTCCGTAGTGCAGTACCCGCTTTCGACCAATGCCGCCCCGGCGGTGACAGTCAATGGCACCACGGCCACGACCCTGTTCGGGTCTTCCGCGGCACCGGGTGAACTGAAGACCATCATCAATGACACCGTCACGGCGTCGGACTTTGCCAATGATCTGGGGCGCATCAATGCGCGTTCGGTCGGGGCGGCCAGCGTCGTCAATGAAGTGTTCAGCCGCGCCGTTGTCACCGCCGTGCCTTCGCCGCCGACCTATACCAATCCGGCCACCGGGGCGACCGAAACCAACAGTCTGGCCCTGCAGATGCGTACCGTCGCGCGCATGATCGCCGCCGCCCCGGCCTTTGGCGTCAAGCGCCAGGTCTTCATGGTGTCGCTGGGCGGCTGGGACAGCCACGACAACCAGAACCGCGATCAGTCGAACAACCTTGCCAAGGTGGCGCAGGCGATGAGTTATCTCGACAGCACGCTGGCCAATATCAACGGCGTCGATATGCGCGCCAATGTGACGACCTTTACGGCGTCCGATTTCTCGCGCACCTTCAACACCAATGGCGATGGCACCGATCACGCCTGGGCCGGTCCACAACTGATCATGGGCGGCGCGGTGAAGGGCGGCGACATGTACGGGCAGTTCCCCACGGTGGGCATGGACGTGTCCGGCTTTGCCAACCCCAACATGGTGGGGGCTTCCTTTATCCCCACCACCTCGGTTGATCAGTACGCGGCGACGCTGGGGCGCTGGTTCGGCGTGTCGGACACCGACCTCAACACCATCTTCCCCAATCTGCGCAATTTCTCACAGCCCAATCTTGGCTTCCTGTAA
- a CDS encoding DUF1800 domain-containing protein — protein sequence MAKPTNTEASRFLAQATFGPTDAEIASVTATSYGDWITAQMALPLGPTHLSEMDARLVELKAANANASLSSTQFYESFYRQAVTSPDQLRQRVKFALSEIFVASYVSNIDTRTLASYYDMLGRNAFGNFRTLLEDVTYHPAMGQYLTYLANQKENAATGRNPDENYAREVMQLFTIGLVQLNADGTPKTDLLGNTTPTYSTPDIQGLAKVFTGLSWYHPTPTNSTFGGGSRVAEAYTQPMIAYNNFHSTSAKTFLGTTIPASTTADTNGEVKVALDALYNHPNVGPFISRQLIQRLVTSNPSPAYVGRVAAVFNNNGSGVRGDMGAVVRAILLDSEARTPSTDATYGKLREPVIRLTHWMRSFETTSTSGKWLMTSTAAQTSLNQAPMTSPSVFNFFRPGYVPPNTTLGSKNKVAPELQIADEVTTAAYINLMQTTINSGIGSSSDIKSAYTKELALADNPAALVDRIDLLLYGGGMSATLKTRITNSVIGVNVPANGTQAQIDTAKLNRVKLAIFLGMASPEYSAQR from the coding sequence GTGGCCAAGCCGACCAACACGGAGGCCAGCCGCTTTCTGGCTCAGGCGACGTTTGGCCCCACCGATGCCGAGATTGCCTCGGTCACCGCAACCAGCTATGGCGACTGGATAACCGCGCAGATGGCCCTGCCGCTGGGGCCGACGCACCTGTCGGAAATGGATGCACGGCTGGTCGAGCTTAAAGCCGCCAATGCCAATGCCAGCCTCTCCTCGACGCAGTTTTACGAAAGTTTCTACCGTCAGGCCGTCACATCACCGGACCAACTGCGCCAGCGGGTGAAGTTCGCCTTGTCTGAAATCTTTGTCGCCTCCTACGTCAGCAATATTGATACGCGGACCCTGGCCTCCTACTACGACATGCTGGGCCGCAATGCCTTTGGCAATTTCCGCACCCTGCTGGAAGACGTCACCTACCATCCGGCCATGGGCCAGTACCTGACCTATCTGGCCAACCAGAAGGAAAACGCGGCCACCGGGCGTAATCCGGACGAAAACTACGCCCGCGAAGTGATGCAGCTTTTCACCATCGGTCTGGTGCAGTTGAATGCCGACGGCACGCCCAAGACCGACCTTCTCGGCAATACCACCCCCACCTACAGCACCCCCGATATTCAGGGGCTGGCCAAGGTGTTCACCGGCCTGTCGTGGTATCACCCGACCCCGACCAACTCGACCTTTGGCGGCGGCAGTCGTGTGGCTGAGGCCTACACCCAACCGATGATCGCCTATAACAATTTTCATTCGACATCAGCCAAGACGTTTCTGGGCACCACCATCCCGGCGTCCACGACCGCCGATACGAATGGCGAGGTCAAGGTGGCGCTTGACGCGCTTTATAACCATCCGAATGTCGGGCCCTTTATCTCCAGGCAACTGATCCAGCGTCTGGTCACCTCCAACCCCTCTCCGGCCTATGTCGGTCGCGTCGCCGCCGTATTTAACAATAATGGCTCCGGTGTTCGCGGGGATATGGGGGCCGTGGTGCGCGCCATCCTGCTCGACAGCGAAGCGCGTACCCCCTCGACCGACGCCACCTATGGCAAGCTGCGCGAGCCGGTGATCCGCCTGACCCACTGGATGCGGTCGTTCGAGACGACCTCGACCAGCGGCAAGTGGCTGATGACCTCAACAGCGGCTCAGACCTCGCTCAATCAGGCGCCCATGACGTCGCCGTCGGTGTTCAACTTCTTCCGTCCGGGCTATGTGCCGCCCAACACCACGCTGGGCAGCAAGAATAAGGTCGCACCGGAATTGCAGATCGCCGATGAAGTGACGACGGCGGCCTATATCAACCTGATGCAGACGACGATCAATTCCGGCATCGGCAGCAGCAGCGACATCAAATCGGCCTATACCAAGGAACTGGCCCTGGCGGACAACCCCGCGGCGCTTGTCGATCGCATCGACCTGCTGCTGTACGGGGGCGGCATGTCCGCGACCCTGAAGACGCGCATCACCAATTCGGTCATTGGCGTCAATGTTCCGGCCAATGGGACACAAGCCCAGATCGACACCGCCAAACTCAACCGGGTCAAGCTCGCCATCTTCCTCGGCATGGCTTCTCCTGAATATTCAGCCCAGCGATAG
- a CDS encoding UTP--glucose-1-phosphate uridylyltransferase codes for MFKKIRKAVVPVAGLGTRVLPGTKVVPKELLNVVDRPVLSYVVEEARAAGIEHFVFVTGRSKGAIEDYFDHQVELEAQLAAKNNSGALNQLLAELPKEGEMSFVRQMQPKGLGHAVWCARDIIGDEPFAVILPDMVMDAEVPALKQAVDAHDQVGGNIIVVEAVPHEQTHRYGVVALETQNGRLNKMTGMVEKPAPGTAPSNLIVSGRYILQPEIFELLATQERGVGGEIQLTDSMFRLMETQSFHALEYEGMTYDCGDKIGLLRANVALALKRSDLGDAARAAIQPLFF; via the coding sequence ATGTTCAAGAAGATACGCAAGGCCGTTGTTCCCGTGGCTGGTTTGGGGACGCGGGTACTGCCCGGGACCAAGGTGGTCCCGAAAGAGCTTCTGAACGTGGTGGACCGTCCCGTACTCTCCTATGTCGTAGAGGAGGCGCGCGCCGCCGGTATTGAGCACTTTGTTTTTGTCACCGGTCGCTCAAAAGGCGCCATTGAGGACTATTTTGACCATCAGGTTGAGCTTGAGGCGCAACTCGCGGCCAAGAATAATTCTGGTGCGCTGAATCAATTGCTCGCCGAACTGCCCAAAGAGGGGGAGATGAGCTTTGTGCGCCAGATGCAGCCAAAAGGTCTGGGGCACGCCGTATGGTGCGCTCGTGACATCATCGGGGATGAGCCTTTTGCTGTCATCCTGCCGGATATGGTGATGGATGCCGAAGTGCCCGCGCTTAAACAGGCGGTGGACGCTCACGATCAGGTGGGTGGCAATATCATCGTCGTTGAAGCCGTTCCGCATGAACAGACTCACCGCTATGGTGTCGTGGCGCTTGAGACCCAGAACGGACGTCTGAACAAGATGACCGGTATGGTCGAAAAGCCAGCTCCGGGGACTGCCCCTTCAAATTTGATCGTGTCGGGCCGCTACATTCTGCAGCCTGAAATATTTGAGCTGCTGGCCACTCAGGAACGCGGCGTAGGGGGGGAAATCCAACTTACGGACTCCATGTTCCGCCTCATGGAAACACAGAGCTTTCATGCGCTGGAATATGAAGGTATGACCTACGACTGTGGTGACAAGATCGGTCTGTTGCGTGCCAATGTGGCTTTGGCGCTCAAGCGGTCCGATCTGGGGGACGCCGCACGTGCGGCGATTCAACCGCTCTTTTTCTGA